CCCGGTGATCGACGTGGCGGCGACGCTCGCGGGAGCGGCGGTTCACGAGGTGGATTCCGACGCGGCCTCGTTTCGCGCCGCGGCGAACCGGGCGGTGAACCGGGCGCTGCGTGAAGGCGATCCGCAGCTGCTCGAACCGGTGATGAAGGTCGAGGTGGTCGTTCCCGAGGAATCGGTGGGCGACGTGATCGGAGACCTCAATGCGCGAAGGGGGTCGATCCAGGGCATGCACCCGAGAGGGTCGGTCCAGGTGATCGACGGCGAAGTGCCGCTGGCCGCGATGTTCGGATACTCGACCGACCTGCGATCCATGTCGCAGGGTCGGGCGACATACACGATGCAGTTCTCGCGATACCTGCCGGTTCCCCTGCAGGTTCGCGATCAGATCGTGACGAGGCTGAGAGGTTATTGAGAGCGGGGACCCACACGATCACCGGAAACGGTAGGGAGTGACGCGATGGCCAAGGAGAAATTCAACCGGAAGAAACCCCACGTGAACGTCGGGACGATCGGTCACATCGACCACGGGAAGACGACGCTGACGGCGGCGATCACGGCGGTTGCGTCGCGTGACAGCGGC
The genomic region above belongs to Deltaproteobacteria bacterium and contains:
- the tuf gene encoding elongation factor Tu (EF-Tu; promotes GTP-dependent binding of aminoacyl-tRNA to the A-site of ribosomes during protein biosynthesis; when the tRNA anticodon matches the mRNA codon, GTP hydrolysis results; the inactive EF-Tu-GDP leaves the ribosome and release of GDP is promoted by elongation factor Ts; many prokaryotes have two copies of the gene encoding EF-Tu) — encoded protein: MAKEKFNRKKPHVNVGTIGHIDHGKTTLTAAITAVASRDSG